A region of Coraliomargarita sinensis DNA encodes the following proteins:
- a CDS encoding thiamine pyrophosphate-dependent enzyme produces the protein MSSKADSPTSILDSAARKALLRVLWRSRLGDLREQNLIRQGKGWFHISGMGHEALAAVALNLEPGDYAFPYYRDRSFCIQRGISDYDLALAFYAKRDSSSGGRQLTGHFSDRKLNIWSHPSPVGAHLLPACGAAWGMQLDGKSNVVYASLGEAAARQGDFFEAVCFAKERRLPIVFVVEDNRIAISTRTARTNPLALGVLDQDEWLRVDGSDVEAVAAAGQAAVAKARDGGGPGFIWCDVERFSNHSSADDQRMYRAVEELDTMHERDPIAVFQKRMIEDGLLTAQEAAALEEEIREEIRGIYQEAAGADDPVAEEGEAHLTGPVQTPDAGPQVALGDSCRMLDAVNKTFHHAMDELPDVVFFGEDIADPKGGVFNLTKGLSTKDPSRAVNSPLAESTIMGLAVGLASYGKRPCFEIQFVDFIYPGWNQLVSNMATLRWRSFGHWKCPLVIYAPCGGYLPGGALWHSQSGEASFARVPGIRVVVPSTPADTAGLFWTALHGEDPTIILLPKHLMWAELPAGDSVDAVPLGQARTIRQGELLTLVTWGNCVELVEETLDGLAEALDIELIDLRSIAPWDEEAIAASVQKTGRLLIVQEDNITASVGQMIVSTMCERHEVLSALKSPPVIVSKGDVHVGFNPVYEYAALPDKQRIESALEHLLASSLESSLLPSAAVADAPTVHPENTHKMNSSASGSSGATKDIVVPILGEGIRVARIVSILKQAGDVVKADDALCEVETDKAVFPIECDAGGVLGEWAVSEDDEVTVGQNLVQLTLSGAAVAQAASASAPQQKEGAQQQRVGGLSQEAVKQLQGIVPATIDMTCRWEAVRDARLRSKKTPGGTLSTATMTAWAVLQAMRKHERFASVVRGDELVYDPEGYDLGVAVALPGDKLETAVVKNVNEVEWDDFIEVFNESLRRTRHGEIVSKNRVPLSISSMGAYNVRSAIPIVVPPAIATLFIGAPYQQPDPKSKDGSPMEVASLVLTFDHRWINGVGAAAFLSDVRKGIERFDLV, from the coding sequence ATGTCCAGCAAAGCGGATTCCCCAACTTCAATTCTCGATTCTGCGGCTCGCAAGGCCCTCTTGCGTGTGCTTTGGCGCAGTCGGCTTGGCGACTTGCGTGAGCAAAATCTCATCCGTCAGGGCAAGGGCTGGTTTCACATTTCAGGTATGGGGCACGAGGCGCTGGCCGCGGTGGCGCTGAATCTTGAGCCGGGCGATTATGCCTTCCCTTACTATCGTGACCGCAGTTTTTGTATCCAGCGCGGCATCAGCGACTACGACCTGGCACTGGCTTTTTACGCCAAGCGGGACTCCTCGAGCGGGGGGCGTCAGCTGACCGGGCATTTCAGTGACAGGAAACTGAATATCTGGAGTCATCCGTCGCCGGTGGGAGCGCATCTGCTCCCGGCCTGCGGTGCCGCATGGGGCATGCAACTGGATGGCAAGTCGAATGTGGTCTATGCCTCGCTGGGCGAGGCTGCGGCCAGACAGGGTGATTTTTTCGAGGCAGTCTGTTTCGCCAAGGAGCGCCGCTTGCCCATCGTATTTGTCGTCGAGGATAACCGTATCGCCATCAGCACGCGGACGGCGCGAACCAATCCACTCGCGCTCGGGGTGCTCGATCAGGACGAATGGTTGCGTGTCGACGGGAGTGATGTCGAAGCGGTTGCCGCCGCCGGTCAGGCTGCGGTGGCCAAGGCACGCGACGGCGGGGGGCCGGGCTTTATCTGGTGTGATGTGGAGCGCTTTTCCAACCACTCCAGTGCGGATGATCAGCGCATGTATCGTGCCGTGGAGGAACTCGACACCATGCATGAGCGCGACCCGATCGCGGTGTTTCAAAAGCGCATGATCGAGGACGGGCTGCTGACCGCCCAAGAAGCCGCTGCTCTGGAAGAAGAAATCCGCGAGGAGATCCGAGGCATTTATCAGGAAGCGGCCGGCGCGGACGACCCCGTGGCAGAGGAAGGTGAAGCCCATCTGACCGGACCGGTGCAAACACCCGATGCGGGACCGCAGGTGGCGCTTGGGGATTCCTGCCGAATGCTCGATGCCGTCAATAAAACCTTCCACCACGCCATGGACGAGTTGCCGGATGTGGTCTTTTTCGGCGAAGACATCGCCGATCCCAAGGGAGGTGTTTTCAATCTGACGAAAGGGCTCTCGACCAAGGACCCGTCACGTGCCGTCAATTCACCTTTGGCGGAGTCGACCATCATGGGCCTGGCGGTCGGATTGGCCTCTTACGGGAAACGCCCCTGTTTTGAAATTCAGTTCGTCGATTTTATCTACCCCGGCTGGAATCAGCTGGTGTCCAATATGGCGACACTGCGCTGGCGCAGCTTCGGGCATTGGAAGTGTCCTCTGGTCATATACGCGCCCTGCGGCGGCTATCTCCCGGGTGGCGCGCTCTGGCACAGCCAGTCGGGCGAGGCCTCGTTTGCCCGTGTGCCGGGTATTCGTGTGGTGGTGCCTTCGACGCCCGCCGACACCGCCGGGCTTTTCTGGACAGCCCTGCACGGTGAGGATCCGACCATCATTCTTCTGCCGAAACACCTGATGTGGGCCGAGTTGCCGGCGGGGGATTCGGTCGATGCGGTGCCGCTGGGGCAGGCGCGCACCATTCGCCAGGGGGAACTGTTGACCCTCGTGACCTGGGGGAACTGCGTCGAACTGGTTGAAGAAACGCTCGACGGACTTGCGGAAGCGCTCGATATCGAACTGATCGACCTTCGCTCAATTGCTCCCTGGGATGAAGAGGCCATCGCCGCATCCGTTCAAAAGACCGGCCGTCTGCTCATCGTTCAGGAAGACAATATCACGGCCAGCGTCGGTCAGATGATCGTTTCTACAATGTGTGAGCGGCATGAGGTCCTGAGCGCCCTGAAGAGCCCTCCGGTCATCGTCTCGAAGGGAGATGTCCACGTCGGGTTTAATCCGGTCTACGAGTATGCCGCTCTGCCGGATAAGCAACGGATCGAGTCGGCGCTTGAACACCTGCTCGCGAGCTCACTGGAGTCCTCCCTGTTACCTTCTGCAGCTGTCGCTGATGCGCCAACTGTCCACCCGGAAAATACTCACAAAATGAATTCGTCTGCTTCTGGTTCCTCGGGTGCGACCAAGGATATCGTCGTGCCCATTCTCGGCGAGGGGATACGCGTCGCGCGTATCGTCTCGATTCTCAAACAGGCCGGCGATGTGGTCAAAGCCGACGACGCGCTCTGCGAAGTCGAGACCGACAAGGCCGTGTTCCCCATTGAGTGTGATGCCGGCGGCGTGCTCGGGGAGTGGGCCGTGAGCGAGGATGATGAAGTGACCGTCGGGCAGAATCTCGTACAGTTAACGCTATCGGGCGCCGCCGTGGCTCAGGCGGCCTCCGCCTCGGCCCCCCAGCAAAAGGAGGGCGCGCAACAACAGCGCGTCGGCGGCCTCTCCCAGGAAGCGGTCAAGCAGCTTCAGGGCATTGTCCCGGCGACCATCGATATGACCTGCCGCTGGGAAGCCGTGCGCGATGCGCGCCTCCGCAGCAAGAAAACACCGGGCGGCACGCTTTCGACGGCGACCATGACGGCCTGGGCGGTGCTTCAGGCCATGCGCAAACACGAGCGCTTCGCTTCAGTGGTGCGTGGCGATGAACTCGTTTACGATCCGGAAGGCTACGACCTCGGTGTGGCCGTGGCATTGCCCGGCGATAAGCTGGAAACCGCGGTGGTCAAAAACGTCAACGAGGTGGAATGGGACGATTTTATCGAGGTCTTTAACGAATCCCTGCGACGCACGCGCCACGGGGAGATCGTATCGAAAAACCGGGTGCCACTTTCCATTTCAAGTATGGGCGCCTACAACGTGCGCTCGGCCATCCCGATTGTGGTGCCTCCGGCCATCGCCACGCTTTTTATCGGCGCGCCCTATCAACAGCCCGACCCGAAGTCGAAAGACGGTAGTCCCATGGAGGTGGCCTCACTTGTGCTGACATTCGACCACCGCTGGATCAATGGTGTCGGTGCAGCCGCTTTCCTGTCCGATGTCCGTAAGGGCATCGAACGCTTCGACCTGGTTTAA
- a CDS encoding response regulator has protein sequence MAIPTSSKIRILLFEDNLADANLVSEYLELAKLDYEMVVAKRLNEGLEKVRSEKFEVILLDLSLPDSKGIATLKTVQDSARDAVIIILTGSEDEALSSAALQAGAQDYLFKDKLNGEVLRRSIRYAIERTNLTRKLENHATETEHREALLRHIFDANTDAMLILTPEYEIKFFNPAAATLLEADEASLVGETFPFEVSTTQISELEIPEANGASRLVELSAADLVWEGEGALLVMLRDITQRRAAELELKREKERLSVTLDSIVDAVIATDQSGAVERINQEASRLTGIAADDATGKPLSEVLRLRNPHSGERIEDPLKDLLRSDFAEVLAKEGLPLERVDGNEPLLVTAEMRCILDDGGKHHGCVTVLRDITKQKKTEEELFKNEKLNSISLLASGIAHDFNNMLTAILGNISVVRMGIDEEDKNAKKLLAAENAALQAKSLTQQLLTFAKGGAPTLEVTTIDQLVEESAQFILRGSNVKCEVEKKEPIWAVDADKGQISQVVNNLIINADQAMPEGGTITLRMANRRLRHGEVPTLKAGEYVCIEVVDEGTGISPENMKRIFDPYFTTKDEGNGLGLASSYSIISSHNGAMTVESEVGKGTRFSVYIPRTEKTEEPTPSPAEEAGKKEPEKIHQGGGRILVMDDMEAMMMVAGEILKALGYEVEFTTNGEEAIEAYKKAKESGNPFDAVVFDLTVPGGMGGEEASNILIEYDPDLIAIASSGYTTSNVMSDYKNSAFKAVVPKPYRIKEMSDALNRVLQK, from the coding sequence ATGGCGATCCCGACCTCCAGTAAGATACGCATATTACTCTTCGAAGATAATCTCGCAGATGCGAACCTCGTGAGCGAATATCTGGAACTGGCCAAGCTCGACTACGAAATGGTGGTGGCAAAGCGCCTGAATGAAGGATTGGAAAAAGTGCGGTCGGAAAAGTTCGAGGTCATTCTGCTCGACCTCTCTCTGCCTGACAGCAAAGGCATCGCCACGCTGAAGACGGTGCAGGACAGCGCAAGGGACGCCGTCATCATTATACTGACGGGCTCTGAAGACGAGGCCCTGTCTTCCGCTGCCTTGCAGGCCGGCGCGCAGGACTACCTGTTTAAAGACAAGCTCAACGGGGAAGTGCTCCGCCGGTCCATCCGTTACGCCATCGAACGCACCAACCTCACCCGCAAGTTGGAAAACCACGCCACCGAGACAGAGCACCGAGAGGCTCTGCTGCGTCATATTTTCGATGCGAATACGGATGCTATGCTCATCCTAACCCCGGAATACGAGATCAAGTTCTTTAATCCGGCGGCGGCGACTCTTTTGGAAGCCGACGAAGCCAGCCTGGTGGGAGAGACCTTTCCTTTCGAGGTCAGCACAACACAAATCTCCGAACTGGAGATCCCGGAAGCGAACGGCGCTTCCCGCCTGGTCGAACTGAGTGCAGCTGATCTGGTCTGGGAGGGAGAAGGCGCATTGCTCGTGATGTTGCGTGACATCACTCAGCGGCGCGCGGCAGAGCTTGAACTTAAAAGGGAAAAAGAACGTTTATCCGTCACGTTGGACTCGATTGTTGATGCCGTGATCGCCACGGATCAAAGCGGTGCGGTCGAGCGCATCAACCAGGAAGCCTCGCGGCTCACCGGCATCGCGGCTGATGACGCCACGGGCAAACCACTGAGCGAGGTACTGCGCCTGAGGAATCCGCACAGCGGCGAGCGGATTGAGGATCCGCTCAAGGATCTGCTGCGTTCCGACTTTGCCGAAGTCCTGGCCAAAGAAGGCCTGCCCCTCGAACGTGTGGATGGGAATGAGCCACTGCTCGTGACGGCCGAGATGCGCTGCATCCTCGACGATGGCGGCAAGCACCACGGCTGTGTCACCGTCCTGAGGGATATCACCAAACAGAAGAAGACCGAAGAGGAACTCTTTAAGAACGAGAAACTCAACTCCATCAGCCTGCTGGCCAGTGGTATCGCCCACGACTTTAACAACATGCTGACCGCGATTCTGGGCAACATATCGGTCGTCCGGATGGGGATCGATGAAGAGGACAAGAACGCCAAGAAACTTCTCGCGGCGGAGAATGCCGCCCTTCAGGCAAAATCATTGACGCAGCAGTTACTCACCTTCGCCAAGGGCGGGGCACCCACACTGGAAGTGACCACGATCGACCAACTGGTTGAAGAAAGTGCCCAGTTCATTTTGCGCGGCTCCAACGTAAAGTGCGAAGTGGAGAAGAAAGAGCCAATCTGGGCTGTGGACGCGGATAAGGGGCAGATCAGCCAGGTGGTGAATAACCTTATCATCAACGCCGACCAGGCCATGCCGGAGGGCGGAACGATTACACTTCGAATGGCCAACCGGCGCCTGCGGCACGGGGAAGTCCCCACCCTCAAAGCGGGCGAATACGTTTGCATCGAGGTTGTCGACGAAGGCACCGGAATCAGCCCGGAAAACATGAAGCGCATCTTCGACCCTTACTTCACCACTAAGGATGAGGGCAATGGATTGGGGCTCGCTTCATCCTATTCCATCATCAGTAGCCATAACGGCGCCATGACGGTCGAATCGGAAGTCGGCAAAGGCACCCGTTTTTCCGTTTACATCCCCAGGACGGAAAAAACCGAAGAACCGACACCGTCGCCGGCAGAGGAAGCGGGCAAAAAAGAACCGGAAAAGATCCACCAGGGCGGCGGGCGCATCCTCGTGATGGACGATATGGAAGCCATGATGATGGTGGCGGGAGAGATTTTGAAGGCGCTGGGCTACGAGGTGGAATTTACCACCAACGGCGAGGAAGCGATTGAAGCCTACAAAAAAGCGAAAGAATCAGGTAATCCCTTCGATGCCGTCGTTTTCGACCTCACGGTGCCCGGCGGGATGGGCGGCGAAGAAGCCAGTAACATCCTGATCGAATACGATCCCGATCTCATTGCCATCGCTTCCAGTGGCTACACCACTTCCAACGTGATGTCGGACTATAAGAACTCAGCCTTCAAGGCGGTGGTACCGAAGCCCTACCGCATCAAGGAAATGAGCGACGCGCTGAACCGCGTGTTGCAAAAGTAG
- a CDS encoding sensor histidine kinase produces the protein MDDALLQQLRRSQDAELGLRNALDAASIGYWSWVTSESMQWDGHMLRLFGIQRDEVPANMDDFLLLLDHDSQEAAVEAFDAALRENDTLNLPVVAEKTGLELQMQGRPYWLPGTEGQALSGLCMARSGAGASEDAPSHDSTMELANFASVASHDLREPLRMISSYLRLLEERSPDSLDERAQRYINYACDGADRMRRLIEDLLSYARLDSESEPAGPVALTEVLSETMNILSNSIRESKADVTVTFEQSPLVLGDRTSLVRLFQNLIGNAIKFHAKGKSPKVQIGLKDGDEAAAPGFWIISVKDHGIGIDPEHHDLLFSIFQRLHTRDEYEGSGIGLASCRKIVDRLGGRIDFDSKKGKGSTFRVYLKKAKARNC, from the coding sequence ATGGACGACGCTTTACTCCAACAATTGCGCAGAAGTCAGGATGCTGAACTTGGGCTTCGAAATGCACTGGATGCAGCCTCCATCGGTTACTGGTCCTGGGTCACGAGCGAATCGATGCAGTGGGATGGCCACATGTTGCGCCTCTTCGGGATCCAACGTGATGAAGTCCCAGCGAACATGGATGACTTTCTGCTTCTGCTGGACCATGACTCACAGGAAGCCGCGGTCGAAGCGTTCGATGCCGCTCTCCGTGAAAATGACACGCTGAACCTGCCTGTCGTCGCGGAGAAGACAGGGCTGGAATTACAGATGCAAGGAAGGCCCTATTGGTTACCCGGAACCGAGGGCCAAGCACTGAGTGGCCTATGCATGGCGCGCTCCGGCGCGGGCGCATCGGAGGATGCCCCTTCACATGACTCGACCATGGAGCTGGCGAACTTTGCCTCGGTGGCCTCGCATGACCTGCGCGAACCACTGCGCATGATCAGCAGTTATCTACGCTTACTCGAGGAACGTTCGCCCGACTCTCTCGATGAGCGCGCACAGCGCTACATCAATTACGCCTGCGACGGCGCGGATCGTATGCGACGCTTGATCGAAGATTTGCTGAGCTATGCCCGACTGGACAGCGAAAGCGAACCAGCCGGACCCGTCGCGCTGACGGAAGTACTGAGCGAGACCATGAATATCCTCTCGAACAGCATTCGTGAGAGTAAAGCCGATGTCACTGTCACCTTTGAACAATCCCCTCTAGTGCTTGGCGACAGGACCAGCCTAGTCCGCCTGTTCCAGAATTTGATCGGCAATGCCATCAAGTTTCACGCCAAAGGCAAAAGCCCCAAGGTGCAAATCGGGTTGAAAGACGGCGATGAAGCAGCCGCTCCAGGCTTCTGGATCATTTCCGTCAAAGACCACGGTATCGGCATCGACCCGGAGCATCACGACTTACTCTTCAGCATCTTCCAACGGCTGCATACACGTGACGAGTATGAAGGATCAGGCATCGGCCTGGCCTCATGCCGCAAGATCGTCGACCGCCTGGGCGGGCGGATCGACTTCGATTCCAAGAAAGGCAAAGGCAGCACCTTCCGCGTCTACTTGAAAAAAGCGAAAGCCCGGAACTGCTGA
- a CDS encoding sugar ABC transporter substrate-binding protein: MGAALLQFASAQNREVLGEYKIAIIGRDQEDTIYQAAHLGAKDAALEMSKKYAIDVELLIATPEASQGGSQPTSLAELFVDEADGFIISPGASDVVASSINFAMQQGQEVIFFESKLEEVEPMAAILADEKQAGRLAGKAILKRLPTQGRVAILTSTSPTPQLKERLDGVRAALGYRRIEKVIPTEPNYHAAIKTIREAEEADRNDHIKGWIFLEDWPLLGMPALPWKPGRLPVVAIQSSPSAFIYTDKGYLEALVVHPYYEWGYTGVVTMVEKLHNDKAPETSTILTQPKVIDWRNLKDYREQWQTWFK, translated from the coding sequence GTGGGCGCAGCACTGCTTCAGTTCGCCTCTGCGCAAAACCGCGAAGTTTTGGGCGAATACAAGATAGCGATTATCGGGCGCGACCAGGAAGACACCATTTATCAGGCCGCGCATCTGGGCGCCAAAGACGCCGCTCTGGAAATGAGCAAGAAGTATGCGATTGATGTGGAGCTGCTTATTGCCACGCCGGAAGCTTCCCAGGGCGGCTCACAACCTACTTCTCTGGCAGAACTTTTCGTTGATGAGGCCGACGGATTCATCATCAGCCCCGGAGCAAGTGACGTCGTGGCCTCATCGATCAATTTTGCCATGCAGCAGGGGCAGGAGGTGATTTTCTTTGAGAGCAAGCTGGAAGAGGTTGAACCGATGGCGGCGATCCTGGCCGACGAGAAACAGGCCGGACGCCTGGCGGGAAAGGCCATATTGAAGAGGCTGCCGACACAGGGGCGTGTCGCAATCCTGACGAGCACATCCCCCACCCCGCAGCTGAAAGAAAGGCTCGACGGTGTGCGCGCCGCGCTCGGCTACCGGCGTATCGAAAAAGTCATTCCCACCGAGCCGAACTACCACGCCGCGATCAAAACGATCCGTGAGGCCGAGGAAGCCGACCGCAACGATCATATCAAAGGATGGATTTTTCTGGAAGACTGGCCCCTGCTCGGGATGCCGGCGCTACCCTGGAAACCGGGACGCTTACCGGTTGTCGCCATACAATCTTCACCGTCGGCCTTCATCTATACCGACAAGGGCTACCTCGAGGCCCTGGTCGTCCACCCCTACTACGAATGGGGCTATACCGGAGTGGTGACCATGGTCGAAAAACTGCACAATGACAAAGCTCCGGAGACCTCCACCATCCTGACCCAGCCGAAGGTCATCGATTGGCGGAACCTGAAAGACTACCGCGAGCAGTGGCAGACTTGGTTCAAGTAA
- a CDS encoding zinc metallopeptidase, producing MTFIFLIIVPILVGLWAQMKVKSAYNQYVQVPSRGRITGREAAAAVMESAGIYDVEIVQCHGTLTDHYDPTHKRLALSQDNYQGTSLAALGVAAHEAGHAIQHKQEYAPLKTRMALVPITGFASQLLPIVMFGGFFMGFGPITINIGIAVYLVLTVFQLVTLPVEFDASTRAKKQLVGLGIIDRDELDGVTKTLDAAAYTYVAAFVSSLGWLLYLLAARR from the coding sequence ATGACCTTTATATTTCTCATTATTGTCCCGATTCTCGTCGGCCTCTGGGCCCAGATGAAGGTGAAAAGCGCCTACAACCAGTACGTGCAGGTGCCTTCGCGCGGACGTATCACCGGGCGAGAAGCTGCCGCTGCCGTGATGGAGAGTGCCGGAATTTACGACGTCGAAATCGTACAGTGTCATGGCACACTGACCGATCATTACGACCCGACGCACAAGCGGCTAGCCCTCAGCCAGGATAACTACCAGGGCACCAGTCTTGCCGCGCTGGGTGTGGCTGCTCACGAGGCGGGCCACGCTATCCAACACAAGCAGGAGTATGCTCCGCTCAAGACACGAATGGCGCTCGTGCCCATCACCGGCTTCGCTTCGCAGTTGCTCCCGATTGTCATGTTTGGCGGCTTCTTTATGGGCTTCGGTCCGATTACCATCAACATCGGCATTGCGGTCTACCTCGTCTTGACGGTCTTCCAACTGGTGACTCTACCGGTCGAATTCGACGCCAGTACACGCGCCAAGAAGCAGCTTGTCGGCCTCGGCATCATCGACCGCGACGAACTCGACGGCGTGACCAAGACCCTCGACGCCGCCGCCTACACCTATGTGGCCGCCTTTGTCAGCAGCCTCGGCTGGTTGCTCTATTTACTGGCGGCACGGCGTTGA
- a CDS encoding zinc-dependent alcohol dehydrogenase family protein, with product MLSVRHHEFGAPSEVLRVESLPVPEPGPGEVRVKLLAATINPSDYGMIGGSYGSLRELPAVAGREGVGAVDALGEGVDSVQTGAHVRFPDGGTWQEYACMPAEDLLLVDASVPVEQAAVSFINPPTAFCLLDKIVDLKEGDWIVQNAGNSAVGLSVIQMAKAMGLKTISQVRREELVEPLLAYGADQVVLEGSAWPKKLKELTGGAPVKLALNSIGGESAIDQIKALGDGGTQVTFGGMVADKVRFPTRFLIFNDVRLVGFWWDKFCKTEGADAVLEVMDRVYTMMREGQLKLPIEATYALPQIQEAIQHDKSPKLGKVLLRP from the coding sequence ATGTTATCAGTTCGTCACCATGAATTCGGCGCCCCCTCGGAAGTACTTCGGGTGGAATCGCTGCCAGTGCCTGAGCCCGGCCCCGGTGAAGTGCGGGTCAAATTACTCGCCGCCACCATCAATCCCTCCGATTACGGGATGATCGGGGGCAGCTACGGCAGTTTGCGTGAGCTGCCTGCGGTGGCGGGCCGAGAGGGCGTCGGCGCGGTCGATGCTCTGGGTGAGGGGGTTGATTCAGTTCAGACGGGTGCGCACGTGCGCTTTCCCGACGGTGGCACCTGGCAGGAGTATGCCTGTATGCCTGCTGAAGATTTGCTTTTAGTGGATGCGTCGGTGCCGGTCGAGCAGGCGGCGGTTTCTTTTATCAATCCGCCTACGGCTTTTTGCCTGCTGGATAAAATCGTCGATCTGAAGGAGGGCGACTGGATCGTGCAAAATGCGGGCAATTCCGCAGTGGGTCTTTCCGTGATACAGATGGCAAAAGCCATGGGGCTGAAAACCATCAGTCAGGTGCGACGCGAGGAGCTGGTTGAGCCGCTCCTGGCCTATGGTGCCGATCAGGTGGTGTTGGAAGGCTCGGCATGGCCCAAAAAGCTGAAAGAATTGACCGGCGGTGCCCCCGTCAAACTGGCGCTCAACTCAATCGGCGGCGAGAGCGCGATCGACCAGATTAAGGCGCTTGGAGATGGCGGGACGCAGGTTACTTTCGGCGGCATGGTCGCGGATAAAGTGCGCTTTCCCACCCGCTTTTTGATTTTCAATGACGTCCGCCTCGTCGGTTTCTGGTGGGATAAATTCTGTAAAACGGAGGGTGCGGATGCCGTCCTCGAAGTCATGGACCGGGTCTACACCATGATGCGGGAAGGGCAGCTGAAGCTGCCGATCGAGGCCACCTATGCGCTCCCGCAAATTCAGGAGGCCATTCAGCACGACAAGAGCCCGAAGCTGGGTAAAGTTTTGTTGCGCCCCTAG
- a CDS encoding FIST signal transduction protein translates to MTQLLFGRICYMPVAPCHTVVQHFSLPLNESQVEAWATEQRSVLAGPVTFGLLFCAADALPHAREILEIVRIYAQTPVVLGCAADGLIADSEEMEGGEGFCLALHHLPGTRAHAIHLEESLLLEGGSSGLSRAMGPLTASANAWILLAAAGNLSHDSWLRDWDQATQGRPTVGGFTGNPANDSTALFCHGNVHSGGAVALALEGDVTIEPLLSQGCRPVGSPWTITRADHNIIHQVGNRPILEVLRDTLQELSSDEQQQARGNIFIGLVMDEYKASFGTGDFLVRNLAAIDPQTGAVAIATPPRVGQNLQFQIRDAVTASVDFEELLKQRLRELGQRAVYGACLCDCIGRGSSLFGVSNHDVGVVNQFLPEMPLSGLFCNGELAPVGGRTLLHGYAASLGLFVAKK, encoded by the coding sequence GTGACACAACTTCTATTCGGCCGCATTTGCTACATGCCCGTTGCCCCCTGTCACACTGTTGTCCAGCATTTCAGCCTCCCTCTCAATGAGTCGCAGGTGGAGGCTTGGGCGACGGAGCAAAGATCCGTTCTGGCAGGCCCCGTTACTTTCGGACTGCTTTTTTGTGCGGCGGATGCGCTCCCGCACGCACGGGAGATTTTGGAAATTGTTCGAATCTACGCGCAGACTCCCGTTGTCCTCGGCTGTGCCGCGGATGGCTTGATCGCGGATTCAGAGGAAATGGAAGGAGGCGAGGGCTTTTGCCTCGCTCTGCACCACTTGCCCGGCACGCGTGCGCACGCCATTCATCTGGAAGAATCGCTTCTGCTGGAAGGGGGCAGCTCTGGCTTGTCACGTGCTATGGGGCCACTCACTGCTTCCGCCAACGCATGGATCCTGCTCGCGGCCGCCGGGAATTTGAGTCACGACAGCTGGCTGCGGGACTGGGATCAGGCCACGCAAGGCCGGCCGACCGTGGGTGGGTTCACCGGCAATCCGGCCAATGATTCGACGGCTTTGTTTTGTCACGGGAACGTGCATTCAGGCGGCGCTGTGGCATTGGCGCTTGAGGGTGACGTGACGATCGAGCCTTTGCTTTCCCAAGGCTGTCGCCCCGTGGGCTCTCCCTGGACGATTACCCGCGCCGATCATAACATTATCCACCAAGTCGGGAATCGCCCCATCCTGGAAGTCCTCCGCGATACGCTTCAGGAACTCAGTTCAGACGAGCAACAACAAGCCCGGGGCAATATCTTCATCGGGTTGGTCATGGATGAGTACAAAGCCAGCTTCGGCACGGGCGATTTTCTCGTGCGCAATCTTGCGGCGATCGATCCACAAACCGGAGCCGTCGCAATCGCCACACCGCCTCGTGTCGGACAAAACCTGCAGTTCCAAATTCGTGATGCGGTGACGGCATCGGTGGATTTTGAGGAATTGCTCAAGCAGCGCCTCCGCGAATTGGGGCAACGTGCCGTCTATGGCGCCTGCCTGTGCGACTGCATCGGTCGGGGCTCATCGCTGTTCGGGGTCTCGAACCATGATGTCGGGGTCGTCAATCAGTTTTTGCCTGAGATGCCCTTGTCCGGTCTCTTCTGTAACGGCGAGTTGGCGCCTGTCGGGGGACGTACGCTCCTGCACGGCTATGCCGCGAGCCTCGGGCTTTTTGTCGCGAAGAAATAA
- a CDS encoding thioredoxin family protein, translated as MKQKTYLVSILALIAAALFSTTLIHAESTSDTEANWITDFDAAKAKAKADGKPMLLNFTGSDWCGWCIKLDKEVFSKAAFQTYASENLVLVELDFPRNKEQSEETKAQNEALAKKYGIRGFPTILVLDSEGKLIEKTGYRRGGAEKYVEHLSGIIAGK; from the coding sequence ATGAAACAAAAAACTTATCTCGTATCCATTCTGGCTTTGATCGCCGCCGCCCTTTTTTCGACGACACTGATCCACGCGGAAAGCACAAGTGACACGGAAGCCAACTGGATAACTGACTTTGATGCCGCGAAGGCCAAGGCGAAAGCGGATGGCAAGCCCATGCTACTCAACTTTACCGGATCCGACTGGTGTGGTTGGTGCATCAAACTGGATAAGGAAGTATTTTCCAAAGCAGCTTTCCAGACCTACGCCTCGGAAAACCTAGTTCTGGTCGAGCTCGATTTCCCGCGCAATAAAGAGCAAAGCGAGGAAACCAAAGCACAGAACGAAGCCTTGGCTAAAAAATACGGCATACGCGGCTTCCCGACCATTCTAGTTCTCGATTCCGAAGGGAAACTAATCGAAAAAACCGGTTATCGCCGTGGCGGTGCGGAAAAGTATGTCGAACACCTCTCTGGGATCATCGCGGGCAAATAA